The following proteins are encoded in a genomic region of Neomicrococcus aestuarii:
- a CDS encoding sensor histidine kinase, protein MSATPALPHATMPAVRRERRRTSRHLTLASQFLLLQLLIVAAVVVGTMGFSLAQSTAAFERTESRRALAVAETLASVPTVRTLMQDPATRHSAALPAVTQSTSGTSGFEYVFLADLDGTIVSSSQPTLLDDTLPIDSWAEDLGRGVTGSLDIDRTQILMARVPIMNDSGRMVGLAGVARTYPSLSERVEQSLPNVMIYGGLALAIGAIGSLLLSQRIKRQTFGMEPQEIADLATHLDTVVNGVKEGIVALDAAERVSLVNQPAQDLLRLPTEVIGERIDQIAPNPLVAKLLTSDQSTPDSLVIVGQRLLAFNRKPLMSFGKPVGSVTTIRDHTELATLERELGMQSVSTEMMRAQTHEFANQLHTISGLIQLGEYDEVVKFVDGIRWSMTRLNEDVTSMIHEPAIAALLIAKASIAAERNIDFDLTEDSSLPRLPDTLARELSTVVGNLIDNAMDAVHHETDRHVSVTISAEEDAIHVTVRDSGAGVAEDLLDRIFVQGFSTKDDAAAPHAQRGFGLALTKLVCERHGGSVTVRNGGNLLTSDHHGPGAIFEAHLPFKPATVSENHSS, encoded by the coding sequence ATGTCTGCCACCCCAGCACTCCCCCACGCAACGATGCCAGCGGTCCGCCGCGAGCGTCGTCGTACTTCGCGCCATCTCACCCTCGCCAGCCAGTTCTTGCTCTTGCAACTGCTCATCGTGGCAGCCGTCGTCGTGGGCACTATGGGATTCTCCCTTGCCCAGTCAACGGCCGCTTTCGAACGCACGGAAAGCCGGCGAGCGCTCGCCGTCGCCGAGACTTTGGCGAGCGTGCCTACCGTGCGCACGCTCATGCAGGACCCCGCCACGCGTCACAGCGCAGCCCTTCCCGCCGTCACCCAATCAACGTCCGGCACCTCCGGCTTCGAGTACGTGTTCCTCGCCGACTTGGACGGCACCATTGTGAGCTCCTCCCAGCCCACGCTTCTGGATGACACACTCCCTATCGATTCGTGGGCAGAAGACCTCGGCCGCGGCGTCACGGGTTCGCTGGACATCGACCGAACCCAAATCCTGATGGCCCGGGTGCCCATCATGAATGACAGTGGCCGCATGGTGGGCCTCGCGGGTGTCGCGCGCACGTATCCGTCCTTGTCAGAGCGCGTTGAGCAATCCCTGCCGAACGTCATGATTTACGGCGGCCTAGCGCTTGCGATCGGCGCCATTGGATCGCTCTTGCTCTCCCAGCGCATCAAACGCCAGACCTTCGGCATGGAGCCCCAGGAAATCGCGGATTTGGCCACGCACTTGGATACCGTGGTCAACGGCGTCAAGGAAGGCATCGTGGCCCTGGACGCCGCAGAGCGAGTGAGCCTCGTGAACCAGCCGGCGCAGGATCTGTTGCGGCTGCCTACCGAGGTGATCGGCGAGCGCATCGATCAGATTGCGCCGAATCCGTTGGTAGCCAAGCTGCTCACCTCAGACCAGTCCACCCCGGACAGTTTGGTGATTGTGGGTCAACGGCTGCTCGCGTTCAACCGCAAACCGCTGATGTCCTTCGGCAAACCTGTAGGTTCCGTCACCACTATTCGCGACCACACGGAGCTAGCGACGCTGGAACGGGAACTCGGCATGCAGAGTGTGAGCACGGAGATGATGCGCGCGCAGACCCACGAATTCGCGAACCAGCTTCACACCATCTCCGGACTGATCCAGCTGGGCGAGTACGACGAAGTGGTGAAGTTTGTGGACGGTATCCGCTGGAGCATGACGCGCTTGAATGAGGACGTCACCTCCATGATTCACGAACCCGCGATCGCCGCCCTCCTGATCGCCAAGGCCAGCATTGCCGCCGAGCGCAACATCGACTTTGACCTCACCGAAGATTCCTCGCTCCCCCGCTTGCCGGATACCCTGGCTCGCGAGCTTTCCACTGTGGTGGGCAACCTGATTGACAACGCAATGGACGCCGTCCATCATGAGACGGATCGCCATGTCAGCGTCACTATTAGCGCCGAGGAGGACGCGATTCACGTGACGGTTCGCGACTCTGGCGCCGGGGTGGCGGAGGATTTGTTGGACCGCATTTTTGTGCAGGGATTTTCAACGAAGGACGACGCCGCAGCTCCCCACGCGCAGCGCGGCTTCGGTTTGGCGCTAACTAAGTTGGTGTGCGAACGCCACGGCGGTAGCGTGACGGTCCGTAACGGCGGAAACCTGCTCACCTCCGATCATCACGGCCCGGGCGCGATTTTCGAGGCGCACCTTCCGTTCAAACCCGCAACAGTAAGTGAGAACCACTCGTCATGA
- a CDS encoding Bug family tripartite tricarboxylate transporter substrate binding protein, whose amino-acid sequence MFAGKKLRLAAVASAMILAVTGCGVTSGGSTQSSANNSGSSAAAGPVTDLRIMVPNTAGGGYDTTARVAAKVMEDADVAKNTEVFNLAGAGGTVGLARLVNEKGNGDLGMLMGLGVVGASYTNKSPSKLTDTTPIAKLIEEPGAIMVSKDSPYKTIDDLVKAWKADPSKISVGGGSSAGGPDHLLPMQLAQAVGIDPTTVNYVSYDGGGDLLPAILGNKVGFAASGAGEYVDQIEKGSVRVLAVSGDERLEGIDAPTFKESNIDFEFTNWRGVVLPPEVSDEDRQKWIDALTKMHESDEWKAELKTRGWTDAFITGDEFKTFLTDQDTRVADVLKELGLG is encoded by the coding sequence ATGTTCGCTGGAAAGAAGCTTCGGCTCGCAGCCGTGGCCTCGGCGATGATTCTCGCCGTCACAGGCTGTGGCGTCACTAGCGGAGGCTCAACGCAGAGCTCCGCTAACAACTCCGGTTCCTCCGCTGCTGCTGGACCCGTTACCGACTTGCGCATCATGGTGCCCAACACTGCTGGTGGTGGCTATGACACCACCGCTCGCGTTGCCGCGAAGGTGATGGAAGATGCTGACGTTGCTAAGAACACCGAGGTGTTCAACCTCGCTGGAGCCGGCGGCACTGTGGGCCTTGCTCGCCTTGTCAACGAAAAGGGCAATGGCGATCTCGGCATGCTCATGGGCCTTGGCGTGGTGGGTGCTTCCTACACCAACAAGTCCCCATCGAAGCTGACGGACACCACGCCGATCGCCAAGCTCATTGAAGAGCCAGGCGCCATCATGGTTTCCAAGGATTCCCCGTACAAGACCATCGATGATCTTGTGAAGGCTTGGAAGGCTGATCCTTCCAAGATTTCCGTCGGCGGCGGCTCTTCCGCTGGTGGACCGGACCACTTGCTCCCGATGCAGCTTGCACAGGCTGTTGGCATTGATCCCACCACCGTGAACTACGTGTCCTACGACGGCGGCGGCGACTTGCTTCCTGCCATCTTGGGCAACAAGGTGGGCTTCGCAGCCTCCGGCGCTGGCGAGTACGTGGACCAGATCGAGAAGGGCTCCGTGCGCGTTCTCGCTGTCTCGGGCGACGAGCGACTTGAGGGCATTGACGCACCGACGTTCAAAGAGTCCAACATCGACTTCGAGTTCACTAACTGGCGCGGCGTTGTCCTTCCACCCGAGGTCTCTGATGAGGATCGCCAGAAGTGGATCGACGCACTGACCAAGATGCACGAATCTGACGAGTGGAAGGCCGAGCTCAAGACGCGCGGCTGGACCGACGCCTTCATCACGGGCGATGAATTCAAGACCTTCTTGACCGATCAGGACACCCGCGTTGCGGACGTTCTGAAGGAACTGGGTCTCGGATGA
- a CDS encoding phage holin family protein, whose translation MANSPTRKSRLGLSLLSTVKVAGRLAPKQLIDEGQLALQQMKKKGVQVGIAGAFGAVALVLLAFMAIALIVAIIAGLSNIFQPWAAALIVAGVFLIIAAILGAIAATRVKAALPLVPEDAIRGIKYDLGILKEGSSFDARTLDKDPAEEAKKKAAKQREKAAQAHEVKPQAPSYNELLTRANRRRQHLTELRDGLGEKVDVKSQFAGTKARFQAERAAHKTTAPQNSGPSAAQRATALVGTAQEKLDRGIVAFSDTSQPIRDDAAKLVKDRWQPLAVMGGSLAAMAYFIRKLGEK comes from the coding sequence ATGGCAAACAGCCCAACACGAAAATCGCGATTGGGATTGTCCTTGCTCTCGACGGTCAAAGTTGCTGGACGCCTTGCGCCAAAGCAGCTGATCGACGAAGGGCAGCTCGCTCTTCAGCAAATGAAGAAAAAGGGCGTGCAGGTTGGTATTGCTGGTGCCTTTGGCGCCGTCGCGTTGGTTCTTCTCGCCTTCATGGCCATCGCGCTCATCGTGGCAATCATTGCCGGACTTTCCAACATTTTCCAGCCATGGGCCGCAGCGCTCATTGTGGCTGGCGTATTTCTGATCATCGCTGCGATTCTCGGCGCCATCGCCGCGACTCGCGTGAAAGCAGCACTTCCCTTGGTCCCCGAAGATGCCATCCGTGGCATCAAGTACGACCTCGGCATTCTGAAGGAGGGTTCTTCGTTCGACGCTCGCACGTTGGACAAGGATCCTGCAGAAGAAGCCAAGAAGAAGGCCGCAAAGCAGCGTGAAAAGGCTGCCCAGGCTCACGAGGTCAAGCCTCAAGCACCGTCCTACAACGAGCTCTTGACGCGCGCTAATCGTCGCCGCCAGCACCTGACCGAACTTCGTGACGGTCTGGGCGAAAAGGTCGACGTGAAGTCCCAGTTCGCTGGAACTAAGGCACGCTTTCAAGCAGAACGCGCCGCGCACAAAACCACGGCACCCCAGAACTCTGGACCGTCGGCAGCACAGCGCGCGACCGCACTCGTAGGAACGGCACAAGAGAAGCTTGACCGCGGAATCGTGGCATTCTCTGACACCTCCCAGCCCATCCGCGACGACGCCGCAAAGCTCGTCAAGGATCGCTGGCAGCCGCTAGCAGTCATGGGCGGCTCTCTCGCGGCCATGGCGTACTTCATCAGGAAGCTCGGCGAAAAGTAG
- a CDS encoding alanine racemase, whose protein sequence is MFHDQPTPFLAVDKSVMTANSLRMARFAAARGVKLRPHAKTHKSWEIARLQLLHGAVGLTVATVSEAESFARGGFLDIFIAYPLWVDAAKAARIAALLSTTTQLTLGVDSSEGATRLGEALREINLSSELQDRLRVRVEVDSGHHRSGLIPERSGDVALAAQRAGLTVDGVFTFPGHGYGLDRTRERAAQDEARALTLARDSLLTSGVNCKVVSGGSTPTASLVNPEQSSLDPVINEMRPGVYVFNDAQQWEMGSCQPDQIALTVAATVVSKRGQNVIVDAGSKILGADKAPWASGYGRVLDFPDARITALSEHHATIEVASEEEANNPAFALGTRLRLVPNHVCNTVNLVDHFFTFSSASDAPSLEERWHVNARGANT, encoded by the coding sequence ATGTTCCACGATCAGCCCACACCATTCCTGGCCGTCGATAAATCGGTGATGACGGCCAATAGTTTGCGCATGGCTCGCTTCGCAGCAGCACGCGGGGTGAAGCTTCGCCCGCACGCTAAGACGCATAAATCGTGGGAGATTGCTCGGCTTCAGCTCCTGCATGGGGCGGTGGGGCTGACGGTTGCGACCGTCTCTGAAGCAGAGAGCTTCGCTCGCGGTGGCTTCCTCGATATTTTTATTGCCTACCCGCTGTGGGTGGACGCGGCGAAGGCGGCGCGCATCGCAGCCCTTTTAAGTACGACGACGCAGCTCACCCTGGGTGTGGATTCCTCCGAAGGTGCCACTCGGCTCGGCGAGGCTCTGCGCGAGATCAACCTGAGCTCTGAACTTCAGGACCGCTTGCGCGTACGAGTAGAGGTGGATTCTGGTCATCACCGCTCCGGGCTCATCCCGGAGCGCTCCGGTGATGTGGCGCTTGCGGCTCAGCGCGCGGGCCTGACGGTGGACGGAGTCTTCACATTCCCCGGGCACGGTTATGGCTTGGACCGCACGCGTGAACGAGCCGCTCAGGATGAAGCCCGTGCCCTCACCTTGGCACGAGACTCCCTCCTAACCTCCGGAGTGAATTGCAAAGTGGTCAGCGGCGGCTCCACCCCCACGGCTTCGCTCGTGAATCCTGAACAGTCATCGCTCGATCCGGTGATTAACGAAATGCGGCCGGGGGTGTACGTCTTCAACGATGCGCAACAGTGGGAGATGGGATCATGCCAGCCTGATCAGATCGCTCTCACGGTGGCGGCCACGGTGGTGAGCAAACGCGGCCAGAACGTGATCGTGGATGCCGGCAGCAAAATTCTTGGTGCAGACAAAGCGCCGTGGGCGTCCGGCTATGGTCGAGTGCTGGACTTCCCAGACGCACGCATCACGGCACTCTCCGAGCACCACGCGACCATCGAGGTCGCTTCGGAAGAGGAAGCTAACAACCCAGCCTTCGCTCTGGGAACTCGACTTCGGCTAGTTCCCAATCACGTCTGCAACACCGTGAACCTCGTGGATCACTTCTTCACGTTCTCGAGCGCCTCGGACGCGCCCTCCCTCGAGGAACGCTGGCACGTCAACGCTCGCGGGGCCAACACGTAA
- a CDS encoding tripartite tricarboxylate transporter TctB family protein: MTNATTSLKGRSELGVAAFLFVVGAVVLWNGATMTAPFSHTDPVGPRAFPFIIGSLLVVVAVLLAIDVWRGGHGEAEDGEDVDLASGTDWKTLLPLVGAFVLNILLIDTLGWVISGSILFFSSVWALGGRSYIRMAIISIVLALVSFYGFYLGLGIKLPAGLLGGIL, from the coding sequence ATGACCAACGCAACGACCAGCCTCAAAGGCCGGTCCGAGCTGGGAGTGGCGGCGTTCCTCTTTGTAGTGGGCGCCGTCGTTCTCTGGAACGGTGCCACCATGACGGCACCGTTCTCTCACACCGATCCGGTAGGGCCGCGCGCCTTCCCGTTCATCATTGGCAGTTTGCTTGTGGTGGTCGCGGTCCTACTGGCGATCGATGTGTGGCGCGGCGGACACGGTGAGGCAGAAGACGGCGAGGATGTAGATCTCGCCTCCGGTACCGACTGGAAAACTCTGCTCCCTCTCGTGGGAGCGTTTGTGCTCAACATTTTGCTCATCGACACCCTGGGATGGGTGATTTCTGGAAGCATCCTGTTCTTCTCTAGCGTGTGGGCCCTTGGTGGACGCAGCTACATCCGCATGGCCATCATCTCCATAGTTCTGGCCCTCGTGTCCTTCTATGGTTTCTATCTTGGCCTGGGAATTAAGCTTCCTGCCGGCCTGTTGGGAGGGATTCTCTAA
- a CDS encoding tripartite tricarboxylate transporter permease, producing MDTWGLLMDGFATAATPMNLLFAAIGVMLGTAVGVLPGIGPAMSIALLLPVTYAMEPTSAFIMFAGIYYGGMYGGSTTSILLNTPGESATVITALEGHKMAKAGRAAQALATAAIGSFVAGTIGTALLVAFAPLVVQFAVSLGSPSYLAIMLLALVAVTAVLGKSKIRGFASLGLGLAIGLIGIDRVTGQQRLVFGIPFLNDGLDIVVVAVAIFAIGEALWIAAHLRRTPLKTIPVGRPWMGKEDWKRSWKPWLRGTAYGFPFGALPAGGAEIPTFLSYITEKKLSKHPEEFGHGAIEGVAGPEAANNAAAAGTLTPMLALGLPTNATAAVMLAAFVQFGIQPGPLLFEKEPDLIWALIASLFIGNTLLLLINLPLAPMWARLLQIPRPYLYAGILFFATLGAYAVNLQTFDLIILIVLGALGFLMRRYGLPVLPLIIGVILGPRAEEQLRKSLQLSSGEVSGLFSEPVAIACYVIIVLVLIAPIFIKMYRKSHPQSALAEVMAGDIPDADTAIETRSAAINKNTPEEDNR from the coding sequence ATGGATACTTGGGGACTCCTCATGGATGGCTTCGCCACTGCGGCGACGCCCATGAACCTACTTTTCGCGGCGATCGGCGTCATGCTGGGAACCGCTGTTGGCGTGCTGCCCGGTATCGGCCCGGCCATGTCCATTGCACTGCTCCTGCCTGTTACCTACGCGATGGAACCCACGAGCGCGTTCATCATGTTCGCGGGCATCTACTACGGCGGCATGTACGGCGGCTCGACCACCTCCATCTTGCTGAACACCCCGGGTGAATCAGCAACGGTGATTACCGCCCTCGAAGGCCACAAGATGGCAAAGGCCGGCCGCGCTGCTCAAGCGCTGGCCACCGCAGCCATCGGCTCCTTCGTCGCTGGCACCATCGGTACCGCACTGCTGGTGGCGTTCGCTCCACTCGTGGTGCAGTTCGCGGTGAGCCTGGGCTCGCCGAGCTACCTCGCCATCATGCTGTTGGCCCTCGTGGCCGTCACCGCGGTGCTGGGTAAGTCGAAGATTCGCGGTTTCGCGTCTCTGGGTCTGGGCTTGGCCATTGGTCTGATTGGTATTGACCGTGTGACCGGCCAGCAGCGCTTGGTCTTCGGCATCCCATTCCTGAACGACGGCCTGGACATTGTGGTGGTCGCCGTGGCTATCTTCGCGATCGGCGAGGCTCTCTGGATTGCCGCGCACTTGCGCCGCACTCCGCTCAAGACCATTCCTGTGGGCCGTCCGTGGATGGGCAAAGAGGACTGGAAGCGTTCGTGGAAGCCATGGTTGCGCGGCACCGCGTACGGTTTCCCATTCGGCGCTCTTCCTGCCGGTGGCGCTGAGATTCCTACCTTCCTCTCCTACATCACGGAGAAGAAGCTCTCGAAGCACCCTGAAGAATTCGGTCACGGCGCTATTGAAGGTGTTGCTGGTCCGGAGGCTGCAAACAATGCGGCCGCCGCTGGCACGCTGACGCCTATGTTGGCGCTCGGTTTGCCTACGAACGCCACGGCAGCCGTCATGCTGGCCGCCTTCGTGCAGTTCGGCATCCAGCCAGGCCCGTTGCTCTTTGAAAAGGAACCGGACCTGATTTGGGCGCTCATCGCGAGCCTCTTCATCGGCAACACGCTCTTGCTTTTGATCAACTTGCCGCTAGCACCCATGTGGGCCCGCTTGCTGCAGATCCCGCGTCCGTACCTGTACGCCGGCATCTTGTTCTTCGCGACGCTTGGCGCGTACGCGGTGAACCTGCAAACCTTCGACCTCATCATCTTGATTGTGCTTGGCGCGCTGGGCTTCCTGATGCGCCGCTACGGCTTGCCCGTGTTGCCACTCATCATCGGTGTGATTCTTGGCCCCCGCGCTGAAGAGCAATTGCGTAAGTCTTTGCAGTTGAGCTCGGGCGAGGTCAGCGGCTTGTTCAGTGAACCTGTAGCCATAGCGTGCTACGTGATCATTGTCCTGGTGCTGATTGCTCCCATCTTCATCAAGATGTACCGCAAGTCCCACCCGCAGTCCGCGCTCGCTGAGGTCATGGCTGGAGACATTCCAGATGCTGACACCGCAATCGAGACTCGATCAGCTGCTATCAACAAGAACACCCCTGAGGAGGACAACCGATGA
- a CDS encoding CDP-alcohol phosphatidyltransferase family protein, which produces MRLIGAGTQDGFDYTVTDRFWTIPNIITVVRFLLVPVFVYLTAFAADYWPATIVLIVLFSTDWIDGYIARRFNMISTVGMWLDPLADRLSLLIVSATLVLTGIAPMWLVWAILIPDVVLALNSWLLFRGSPDLPVTVIGKVRTALLMIAVPFLMVALVAGPHQLTVTLVATLLLAVACILHWVASIDYFFKARAKHRAQAMAAAPSAASTPSPTQGEQS; this is translated from the coding sequence ATGCGACTGATTGGCGCAGGCACTCAAGACGGATTTGACTACACCGTGACTGACAGATTTTGGACTATTCCAAACATCATCACCGTGGTGCGTTTTCTTTTGGTGCCAGTTTTCGTATACCTCACCGCTTTCGCGGCCGACTATTGGCCGGCAACCATTGTCCTGATAGTCCTGTTCTCCACGGACTGGATAGACGGGTACATCGCGCGGCGTTTCAACATGATCTCAACTGTTGGGATGTGGCTGGATCCTCTCGCGGACCGACTCTCCTTGCTGATTGTCTCGGCAACCTTGGTACTGACCGGCATTGCACCCATGTGGTTGGTCTGGGCCATCCTGATCCCGGATGTGGTGCTCGCACTGAACTCGTGGCTGCTCTTCCGCGGCTCCCCGGATCTCCCCGTGACCGTGATCGGAAAAGTGCGCACGGCCCTGCTGATGATCGCCGTTCCTTTCCTGATGGTGGCGCTCGTTGCCGGTCCTCATCAGCTAACCGTCACCCTCGTCGCGACCCTCTTGCTCGCGGTTGCGTGCATTTTGCACTGGGTGGCCTCGATTGACTACTTCTTCAAAGCGCGGGCTAAGCACCGTGCGCAGGCTATGGCAGCCGCGCCGTCCGCAGCGTCTACCCCGTCCCCAACGCAGGGAGAGCAGAGCTAG
- a CDS encoding DMT family transporter encodes MSPERIAMFVAIGCALIGAVFLALGAQQQSKAVRKGSKSLRVSGSHFVGLVKNPPWLFGLLLTVIGMVLNIYALATAPLTVVQPLGAVALVITTVVNAKDQGHKINKETMWAIALCLLGSVAFVLLALRATREVHRISQRQELTTVYILAAVVIVSIIVWFVTRHHHQPVFYIVAAGVLFGFCAVMVRTLAIEVTDPNGRMFANVSWWEYAAIAVAGLLGTYFVQNAYSSGPPELVIAGLTVIDPIVGILIGIIILGELEANVPLWVSISMIIAGLVAIVGVAALARHHPDIQRRRQEAGHHPVATIRAED; translated from the coding sequence GTGTCTCCAGAACGTATCGCCATGTTTGTCGCGATCGGCTGCGCGCTGATCGGTGCCGTGTTTCTTGCGCTGGGAGCACAGCAACAATCCAAAGCGGTACGTAAGGGCTCTAAGAGTCTGCGGGTCAGCGGCTCACACTTTGTAGGACTCGTGAAGAATCCGCCGTGGCTCTTTGGCTTGCTCTTGACGGTGATCGGCATGGTGCTGAACATCTACGCCCTCGCGACTGCGCCGTTGACAGTGGTGCAACCTTTGGGGGCGGTGGCTCTGGTGATTACCACCGTGGTCAACGCGAAAGACCAAGGCCACAAGATCAACAAAGAGACCATGTGGGCTATCGCCTTATGCTTGCTGGGATCCGTGGCCTTCGTGCTGCTCGCCTTGCGGGCCACCCGGGAAGTGCACCGGATTTCACAACGCCAAGAACTCACCACCGTGTACATCCTCGCGGCGGTGGTGATTGTCAGCATCATTGTGTGGTTCGTGACCCGTCACCATCACCAGCCGGTCTTCTACATTGTGGCGGCGGGAGTTCTCTTCGGATTCTGCGCGGTCATGGTGCGCACGCTCGCTATTGAAGTCACCGACCCTAACGGCCGCATGTTCGCGAACGTGTCCTGGTGGGAATACGCCGCCATTGCCGTAGCCGGTCTTTTGGGGACATACTTCGTCCAGAATGCTTACTCGAGCGGCCCGCCCGAGCTCGTCATTGCTGGATTGACGGTGATTGACCCGATCGTCGGCATCCTGATTGGCATCATCATTTTGGGTGAACTTGAGGCGAATGTGCCTCTCTGGGTCTCGATATCCATGATCATCGCGGGTCTGGTTGCTATCGTTGGAGTCGCCGCGCTGGCTCGTCATCATCCGGATATTCAACGGCGTCGTCAAGAAGCCGGGCATCATCCGGTGGCTACGATTCGGGCAGAGGATTAG
- a CDS encoding universal stress protein has product MTIVVGYISSDEGEAAFEAAISHAKLTGEKLLVLNTTRGDRLVDQNFAQEDELAEVASRLTAEGLDHEILQPLRGHDPADEILELAGRRNASLIVIGLRKRSPVGKLLMGSTAQRILLQAESPVLAVKA; this is encoded by the coding sequence ATGACCATCGTGGTTGGCTACATTTCATCCGATGAAGGCGAAGCCGCGTTCGAGGCTGCCATTTCTCATGCGAAACTCACGGGGGAGAAGCTGTTGGTGTTGAACACCACGCGTGGCGACCGACTCGTGGATCAGAATTTCGCTCAAGAAGATGAGCTTGCAGAGGTTGCTTCCCGGCTCACCGCCGAGGGCTTGGATCATGAGATCCTGCAACCCCTGCGCGGTCACGATCCGGCCGACGAGATCCTGGAGTTGGCCGGGCGCCGCAACGCGTCACTCATTGTGATCGGCTTGCGCAAGCGCTCACCGGTCGGCAAATTGCTCATGGGCTCCACGGCCCAGCGCATCCTGCTGCAGGCTGAATCCCCGGTGCTGGCCGTCAAGGCTTAG
- a CDS encoding acyltransferase family protein, protein MSSTRFRELDGLRGIAALAVVLLHFTVVFEQIFPGHEPLGVSFPYGGLGVQLFFLISGYVILMTSRRYGHPGEFLRARAIRLYPTYWVSLTLTVLVVFGLGVDRLFRPFWEIASNYTMFQSFVGIRDFDGVYWSLAREMVFYLLIALTLWVCRRKVPDWFVHWFSLAWAVGGLALIAAYAATDSSLVRVLVLASVAQYAPLFGLGMNFYLYATTGKMHPVVYPLGALVIVNEGLMTNWVNGLLCGGLVLLFAWVIVVKDVPVLRNPVLVWLGAVSYPLYLLHQNIGYSIMDQTIDTIGPWPARILALAVVLLLAWAVHELVEVRLSRALNRRISKGRKPAVTVDKAEA, encoded by the coding sequence ATGTCCTCTACACGGTTCCGAGAACTCGACGGGCTCAGGGGTATCGCTGCCCTCGCAGTCGTCCTGCTCCACTTCACGGTGGTCTTCGAACAGATCTTTCCTGGTCACGAGCCTCTGGGCGTCTCCTTCCCGTACGGCGGGCTCGGCGTACAACTCTTCTTCTTGATCAGTGGCTACGTGATCCTGATGACCAGCCGCCGGTATGGCCACCCGGGTGAATTCTTGCGGGCGCGAGCCATCCGCCTGTACCCAACCTATTGGGTGTCGCTGACCTTGACCGTGCTGGTGGTCTTCGGCCTCGGAGTCGATCGGCTCTTCCGCCCTTTCTGGGAGATTGCCTCTAACTACACAATGTTCCAGAGCTTCGTGGGGATACGTGACTTCGACGGCGTCTACTGGTCGTTGGCCCGCGAGATGGTCTTTTACCTTCTGATCGCGCTGACCTTGTGGGTCTGCCGTCGCAAGGTCCCAGACTGGTTCGTCCACTGGTTCTCGTTGGCGTGGGCCGTCGGCGGACTGGCCTTGATTGCCGCTTACGCAGCGACCGACAGTTCATTGGTGCGTGTGTTGGTGCTGGCGTCCGTGGCGCAGTACGCCCCGTTATTTGGCTTGGGCATGAACTTCTACCTCTACGCGACCACAGGGAAGATGCATCCGGTCGTCTATCCCCTCGGCGCCCTGGTAATCGTCAACGAAGGGCTAATGACCAACTGGGTAAACGGCTTGCTGTGTGGCGGGCTGGTGTTACTCTTCGCGTGGGTCATCGTGGTGAAGGACGTCCCGGTGCTGCGGAACCCCGTGCTGGTCTGGCTGGGAGCAGTGTCCTACCCGCTGTACCTGCTCCACCAGAACATCGGCTACTCGATCATGGATCAAACGATCGACACCATTGGACCGTGGCCCGCGCGCATTCTGGCTCTAGCGGTCGTGTTGCTGTTGGCATGGGCCGTCCACGAGCTCGTCGAAGTGCGACTGAGCCGCGCCCTCAACCGACGAATTAGCAAGGGACGCAAACCAGCCGTCACGGTGGACAAAGCAGAAGCTTAA